CCTGGTTCGTCATGGCCAGACTGTCTTTCCCTATGATGTTCATGAGTTCGAATCGGCACAGCCACTTGGAAGCGATCTCTTTGACGGCATGTGAGGTTTCATCGATGACAAGATCGCCCTTGACAGGGTCGTAGACCTTGTTGAAAGTGCCACCGGTGCTGATAATCAGTATTTTTTGCATTTTTTAGTCCAATCATTTATAATCGTTCTACATTTTACCTCAATGATGATAAAATACTGGAATTTAATTTATGAAGGATGAGAATGATAATGAAGGGTAAGAAAGGTGTCATCTTGGGCATCGCCAACAAAAAATCAATCGCTTACGGTATCGCCAAAGCCTGTCAGGAGCAGGGTGCGGAGATGGCCATTACATTTCTGAATGAGCGTTTTGAACAGAAGCTTGCCCCTATAGCCGAAGACCTCGGATGCGGAGCCAGACTCTACCCCTGTGATGTCAGCCGACCCGAAGAGATCACAGCACTCAGAGAATCCCTGGAAAAGGATTTCGGTCAGATAGACTTCGTCGTGCACTCCATCGCTTTTGCTCCCAAAGAGGGACTCAGCGGACGTTTCGTTGACATTTCAAAAGAAGCATTCGATGTAGCGATGGATATCTCCGTCTACTCCCTCATTGAGATCACCAGAGAACTCAAGCCTATTCTTTCCGATAACGCCTCCGTTCTGACACTCTCCTATTACGGCGGGGAAAAATACATTCCGAACTACAACCTTATGGGTGTTGCCAAAGCGGCACTTGAGATGACGGTCAAATACCTTGCCGAAGATCTCGGACGTGACGGGATCAGGGTCAATGCCATTTCTGCCGGCCCGATCAAGACACTCGCAGCAGCGGGTATCGGCGATTTCGCTTTCATGCTGAAGTGGAACAAAGCGCATGCACCGCTTAAAGAGAATGTAACGATCGAACAGGTCGGAAACTCGGGAATGTACCTGCTTTCGGACCTCTCTTCGGCAGTGACTGGTGAGATACACTATGTGGATGGCGGATACAACATTATGGGTATGCCGGCAGTAGAGTTCGACGAGAACGGCAAACCGCATATCGCTTGGAACGGGGAGTCCAAATAAACGACGTTTATTTGGATCACGTAGGGTCGGTTCACCGACCATAATTTTCTTACAAGGTCGATAAATCGACCCTGCCTTTTAGGATCATCTCAATGAAAGATTCACCTGAATACCTGGCGAAAAAAGCCTTCTTCGATAAAGTCTTAACGATCTACGGACGCAATGCCGTACTTGAAGCATTGGAAGATCAAAACATCACCATCCATAAACTCCATCTCTCAAAGTCCAACAAAGACGCTCCCGTCCTGGAGCAGATGAAACATCTCGCAAAAAAACGGAATATAGAAGTCAAGTACCATGACAAGGCCTCTCTTTCACGTATCTCAAAGAATGCCAAACAGGACCAGGGGGTTGCACTCGATATTGTTTTGGAACATTTTGGAGACGAGGAAAGCTTCATATCAAAAAATATCAATTACCGAATCATTGCATTGGACGGGGTTACGAATCCCCAGAACTTGGGGATGATCATCCGCTCCTGTGCAGCAGGGAACATCGATGCGATCCTGCTGCCGACCAAAGGTGCCGCACAGATAAGTCCACTGGTCATCAAAGCCTCTGCCGGTACACTTTTCAAAATGCCTATCATTAAAACATCCGACCTGAAACAGACATTGAGGAGATTTAAAGAGGAGGGAGCTGCCCTCTATACGCTTTCGTCACATGCCCGGAAGAGCTACAAAGAGGAGCACTACAGCGACAAGAGCGTTTTCGTGCTGGGGAATGAGAGTGAAGGGGTCAGCCCGGCCATAGAGGCACTCTGCAATGCTTCCGTCGCCATTCCCATGCAGCGCGGGGTAGAGTCCCTCAATGTTGCGGTGACTGCATCGCTTCTGGCTTTTCTCTGAGGGAGGTGAAGAAGATGCGTATGGTTGTCATGGTACTGGCGCTTCTTGCCGCTTCTTTCCTTTTCTGGCAGAGTCAGGAGAGTGAACTTACAGCATCCGCTTCCGAGGTCATTGTCAAAAGATCGCCTCCCATGGATTTGGCGTATGAAAGAAGTGAAGCACGCAGCTACCTGAACGAGATACGGCAGGATATGGGTATGTCGACACTCTCGTGGAGCGAAGCACTCGATAAAGCAGCACAGGCACATGCGGACTATCTGGTAGCTAACGATGAATCCGCACATGATGAGATCCCCGGACATATCGCTTTCACCGGCGTAACGCCAATGGAGAGGGCATTGAAGGCGGGCTACGATGCCTCTTATGTCAGTGAGAACCTCTCTACAAAGAACAACAGCGGAAAGACGTCCGTCAATGGCCTTTTCTCAGCCATTTATCACCGTTTCGGTTTTCTTGACCCCTCTATCGACCAGGTCGGTGTAGGTACCGCCCAGGATGCATCGGACAGCGAGAAAAGCGCTTTTGTCTACCTTATGGGGAACAGCGAGCTTGAACGGCTTTGCAGTATGCCCTCCTTCAAAGGCGTCGGAAAATATGTCTATAAGGTTTGCAAAGACCCCAAACACCGCATTGCCGAGAAAAAATTCAAAAGAGCACTCAATTACAACAAACAGCACAATCCGAAGATCATTCTCTACCCCTATGACGGGCAGGAGGAGGTGCCGCCTGCCTTTTACAGTGAAGTACCGGACCCTTTGCCGGACTATGAAGTGAGCGGGTTTCCTGTTTCCGTGGTTTTTAACGACTACTACTTCAAAAAGGTGGAAGTTGTATCGTTCAGACTTTTCACGCAGGAGGGAAAAGAGGTATATGCCGTACGTCTCATGGACAAAAGCAGAGACCCCCATCAAAGGTTTACGGCATATCAGTTCGCGCTTTTCCCTCTCGATCGTCTGGAGTACACCACCCGGTATCGTGCCGAGATCGTCTACCGCAGCGAACAAGACAAAAAACGTTTGAGCTGGTCTTTCAAGACACAGAAGCCAATGGAGAAACTGCATATCATCAACAAAAAAGTGGAGACGGTCACGCTGGACCCGACACAGGCCCATATACTCTATTTCCGTCCGCTCGGTCCGCACGATATCATTAAAGATATCCGCTTCCCGCTGGATGTGGACATCACTTTCGTAGACAACCATACGTTGAAGATCTCTGCCATGCCGGAAGATACGGAAGATTTCGATATCACAAGTGCTTCGCGAACGGTACATGTGAAGGTACAGTAGTCTGCCTTATGGACATGCAGGGTTATTAGATGTGCCCTTATGTTATAATGAGCTCAAAAAGGATGGAAAATGCCTAAAGAAAAAGAAGAACTCTTCAAGAAGATAGGTGTGGATGTCAGTGAGGACAATATAAATATCGATATAGGAAAAACCAAAGACTTTTTCATTACCCTGCAGGACAAGCTGCAGCAAAAAGCCGAAAAGATGGAAAAAGATATCTCTGAAGGCAAGATCGATCTAGGAGATGAAGTCGGTATCAAGGTGGATGACGAACATATCGATATCGATCTGAAGAAGACCAAGAGTTTCATTGAAGAGCTTGGTGAGAAGATAGAGCATTTCCTTGGAGAGATCGATCATGTGGCCAAGAAGCTGGAGAAGAAGCCGGAAGAGAAATAAAGCGTATATCTGGCAATTTGACATATTTTTGACATGTATAACTCTTTTCCGATAAGATCGCAATAAACAGCAGGAAGAACTATGCCGACACAAACGACCATAAAATGCCCCAACTGCGGTACGCAGATCGATATTGACGAGATCTTCTATCATCAGATCGAAGAGAAGTTCAAACAGCAGCATCTGGCTGAGCAGAAAAAACTTCAGGAAGAAGTGGAAGCCAAGCGTAAAGAGTACAAATCATATCTCGATGCCCTTAAAGCCAAAGAAAATGCACTTCAGGAAGAGAAAGAGAAGTTTGACGAGGAACTTAAAAAAGCAACCAGGGAACAGCTGAAAGTCGAACGGGTAAAGCTTGCTGACGAATTGAAGCGTGAGCTGGTCGAAGAGCAGAGTGCATCGATGGCACTCCTGCAAAAAGAGCTTGAAGAGAAGTCCAAAAAACTTCAGGAGCTTCATGCAGCCACTGCCAAGATCGCGCAGCTGGAAAGAGAGAAAGAGGAACTCACAGCCAAAGCCAAAGCGGAAGCGGAATTGGCACTCAATCAGAAACTGGCGGAAGAGAAGATAAAGCTGCAAAAAGCCCTCGATGAAGCTTCAGCAAGCAAACTCAAAGAGATAGAAGAGGCCAATGCCCTGAAACTCAAAGAGAAAGAGGAGCAGATGGAGCAGCTCAAGCGGAGTCTTGAAGATGCCAAAAGGAAAGCAGAGCAGGGAAGTATGCAGGTGCAGGGTGAGGCGCTGGAGCTTGCCATAGAAAATTGGCTTGCCTCACAATTCCCGTTCGACAACATCGAAGAGGTCAAAAAAGGTGCTTTCGGTGCGGACTGTGTACACACCATTCATACCAGAGAGCTGCAGAACTGCGGGGTGATCTGCTATGAAAGCAAGAATACCAAGGCATGGTCTGACGGATGGATCACAAAACTCAAACAGGATATGCTCAAGGTCAATGCTGACCTTGGGGTACTGGTCACTTCTGTCTATCCTGCAGATATGGACAGGATGGGTTTTGTTGATGGTATCTGGGTCTGTAGTCTCGATGAATTCAAAGGCTCTGCTTCAC
The window above is part of the Sulfurovum riftiae genome. Proteins encoded here:
- the fabI gene encoding enoyl-ACP reductase FabI, which encodes MIMKGKKGVILGIANKKSIAYGIAKACQEQGAEMAITFLNERFEQKLAPIAEDLGCGARLYPCDVSRPEEITALRESLEKDFGQIDFVVHSIAFAPKEGLSGRFVDISKEAFDVAMDISVYSLIEITRELKPILSDNASVLTLSYYGGEKYIPNYNLMGVAKAALEMTVKYLAEDLGRDGIRVNAISAGPIKTLAAAGIGDFAFMLKWNKAHAPLKENVTIEQVGNSGMYLLSDLSSAVTGEIHYVDGGYNIMGMPAVEFDENGKPHIAWNGESK
- a CDS encoding DUF2130 domain-containing protein, whose translation is MPTQTTIKCPNCGTQIDIDEIFYHQIEEKFKQQHLAEQKKLQEEVEAKRKEYKSYLDALKAKENALQEEKEKFDEELKKATREQLKVERVKLADELKRELVEEQSASMALLQKELEEKSKKLQELHAATAKIAQLEREKEELTAKAKAEAELALNQKLAEEKIKLQKALDEASASKLKEIEEANALKLKEKEEQMEQLKRSLEDAKRKAEQGSMQVQGEALELAIENWLASQFPFDNIEEVKKGAFGADCVHTIHTRELQNCGVICYESKNTKAWSDGWITKLKQDMLKVNADLGVLVTSVYPADMDRMGFVDGIWVCSLDEFKGSASLLRESLIRVHKTVQKEENKSDKMSLLYSYLTGNEFQMQLKAIVDGFMQMQTELDKERRSLMASWKRRQKLIDGVLQNTTEMYGSLQGIAGSGALGHIEALELPEEIEREKE
- a CDS encoding TrmH family RNA methyltransferase, with the protein product MKDSPEYLAKKAFFDKVLTIYGRNAVLEALEDQNITIHKLHLSKSNKDAPVLEQMKHLAKKRNIEVKYHDKASLSRISKNAKQDQGVALDIVLEHFGDEESFISKNINYRIIALDGVTNPQNLGMIIRSCAAGNIDAILLPTKGAAQISPLVIKASAGTLFKMPIIKTSDLKQTLRRFKEEGAALYTLSSHARKSYKEEHYSDKSVFVLGNESEGVSPAIEALCNASVAIPMQRGVESLNVAVTASLLAFL
- a CDS encoding CAP domain-containing protein — its product is MRMVVMVLALLAASFLFWQSQESELTASASEVIVKRSPPMDLAYERSEARSYLNEIRQDMGMSTLSWSEALDKAAQAHADYLVANDESAHDEIPGHIAFTGVTPMERALKAGYDASYVSENLSTKNNSGKTSVNGLFSAIYHRFGFLDPSIDQVGVGTAQDASDSEKSAFVYLMGNSELERLCSMPSFKGVGKYVYKVCKDPKHRIAEKKFKRALNYNKQHNPKIILYPYDGQEEVPPAFYSEVPDPLPDYEVSGFPVSVVFNDYYFKKVEVVSFRLFTQEGKEVYAVRLMDKSRDPHQRFTAYQFALFPLDRLEYTTRYRAEIVYRSEQDKKRLSWSFKTQKPMEKLHIINKKVETVTLDPTQAHILYFRPLGPHDIIKDIRFPLDVDITFVDNHTLKISAMPEDTEDFDITSASRTVHVKVQ